One Thermodesulfobacteriota bacterium genomic region harbors:
- a CDS encoding BadF/BadG/BcrA/BcrD ATPase family protein, translating into MLAGVDLGSRAVKVAVLEDGVLVAHHIVESGFDPTGQAAALLAAYRPERVVATGYGRHLAQRQFAQAMITISMKSRGAAAADIARAVHLAVAGRIMAMVNRLGCGQHVVFSGGVARNPCMLALLQERLPAARLEVAPVPDLLGALGAALHGERLWAG; encoded by the coding sequence ATGCTGGCCGGCGTCGATCTGGGCTCCCGGGCGGTCAAGGTGGCGGTGCTGGAGGACGGCGTGCTGGTCGCTCACCACATCGTCGAAAGCGGCTTCGACCCGACCGGCCAGGCGGCGGCGCTATTGGCGGCGTACCGGCCGGAGCGGGTGGTGGCCACCGGCTACGGCCGGCATCTGGCCCAGCGCCAGTTCGCCCAAGCCATGATCACGATCTCCATGAAGAGCCGGGGCGCGGCAGCAGCGGATATCGCCCGGGCCGTCCACCTGGCAGTGGCTGGCCGCATCATGGCCATGGTCAACCGGCTGGGCTGCGGCCAGCATGTCGTCTTCTCCGGGGGAGTGGCCAGGAACCCCTGCATGCTGGCCTTGCTGCAAGAGCGCCTCCCAGCAGCCCGGCTGGAGGTGGCACCGGTCCCGGACCTCCTGGGCGCCCTGGGGGCGGCCCTCCATGGCGAGCGGCTGTGGGCGGGATGA
- a CDS encoding MauE/DoxX family redox-associated membrane protein — translation MSADLIRSPWPGRLLRWGLAAVFGYAGVRKLMDPEAFAAVIDAFGLVPGGFVKPLAVGLPFGEVAAAAGLVFERRGALAATAGLLVLFIAILVYALWLGLDVDCGCFGPSDPEYRAFHSLWPALYRDLVMLAAVLLLLVRDLAVGRVASSINAVPQEGGAS, via the coding sequence ATGAGCGCGGATCTCATCCGGTCCCCCTGGCCCGGCCGGCTGCTGCGCTGGGGGCTGGCAGCTGTCTTCGGCTATGCAGGGGTCCGGAAGCTCATGGATCCGGAGGCCTTTGCCGCCGTCATCGATGCCTTCGGCCTGGTGCCGGGGGGCTTTGTCAAGCCGCTGGCCGTGGGCCTGCCCTTCGGCGAGGTGGCGGCCGCGGCGGGGCTGGTCTTCGAGCGCCGGGGGGCGCTGGCGGCCACCGCCGGCCTGCTGGTCCTGTTCATCGCCATCCTGGTCTATGCCCTGTGGCTGGGCCTGGATGTGGACTGCGGCTGCTTCGGCCCCAGCGATCCCGAGTACCGGGCCTTCCACAGCCTGTGGCCGGCCCTGTACCGGGATCTCGTCATGCTGGCCGCCGTCCTGCTCCTGTTGGTCCGCGACCTGGCTGTGGGGCGGGTCGCCTCGTCCATCAACGCCGTACCACAAGAAGGAGGGGCATCATGA
- a CDS encoding rhodanese-like domain-containing protein: MKRMQQGIRTVLALALSLSLAATGAWAFGEDKFEREVEKEKEAVKVAKEMAKGGYQLVTTEELKAWIDSGKVMLVVDTMPFADSYQKEHIPGAQQFLFPIPEMASWDAKETDGKSEADFAALLGPDKERPIVFYCGFVKCGRSHNGALWAKKLGYTNVYRQPGGIFAWKGAGYPTQAAE; this comes from the coding sequence ATGAAGCGCATGCAGCAAGGAATCCGCACCGTACTGGCCCTGGCTCTCTCCCTGTCCCTGGCCGCCACCGGCGCCTGGGCCTTCGGGGAGGACAAGTTCGAGCGGGAGGTCGAAAAGGAGAAGGAGGCGGTGAAGGTGGCCAAGGAGATGGCCAAGGGCGGCTACCAGCTGGTCACCACCGAGGAGCTCAAGGCCTGGATCGACAGCGGCAAGGTGATGCTCGTGGTCGACACCATGCCCTTCGCGGATTCGTACCAGAAGGAGCATATCCCGGGCGCCCAGCAGTTCCTTTTCCCCATCCCGGAGATGGCGTCCTGGGACGCCAAGGAGACCGATGGCAAGAGCGAGGCGGACTTCGCGGCCCTCCTGGGTCCGGACAAGGAGCGGCCGATCGTCTTCTACTGCGGCTTCGTCAAGTGTGGTCGCAGCCACAACGGCGCCCTGTGGGCGAAGAAGCTTGGCTACACCAATGTCTACCGCCAGCCCGGCGGCATCTTCGCCTGGAAGGGCGCCGGCTACCCCACCCAGGCCGCGGAGTAG